AACATGAATCTCCAGTCTTTGGGCCTTAACACTGGAGTGATGAGGTCAAGTGTTTTGGCTAAGTGTCTATCATCTAATAATCTACTGCTTGTTAGACTGTATGTGATGGCCAATTCTTGGTTTGCTTAAGTTTGGATGATCACCTGGTCTTTACAGCCAAAATTCACTCGGTTTATGTTTACATTAATACTCCCTTGTCGTGCTCATGTCCTTCGTTTGCGATGATGTGTGTTCTTAGATTTTTGCATAACTTTATGACATCTTTTCTAGTTTAATATCATTTAAAGCAGGCACCCTAGTGGGCATTTGTAGTGTTGGATGCTAATTGTTTTAATGCCATACTCCTTCGCTAAGCACGGTTCTGTATTCGTAGATTTCTGCATAACATAATGACATCTTGTATTTACATTATATTTTTGGTGATACTAAAATCAAATTTAATCACTCTTGAGGGTGATTTCACGGGTATATTTATTTGCAGGCCACTTTCTTTTGACAAATCTATTGCTGGAGACCATGAAAAGAACGGCTAGTCATAGCAGAAAAGAAGGGAGGATTGTTAATGTCTCCTCACGACGCCACAAATTTTCGTACCATGAAGGGATTCGGTTTGACAAAATCAATGATCAATTAGGGTGAACATGCTACAGTCATACATATCTTTCATGTGCTAATTCTTTAATTGTTGAGTCTTTAATTTTCTCCCCAAAAATTTGATTAGTTGGATTAGAGTATCTGTAAAGAACTAAAGTGATAGAAATTTGTTTTTGCCGTTTCTCCCAATCTTTCTCTTATAGGGACTGAGCATCTGTTAGAAACAGGCCCTGATTTTCTTGTTGTGTTATCACCGACCACATCGAATGAAGAAACATTATAGGGATGCCATTTCCAATGACTACTGCAAAATATTTATTCCCTacacaaatttaaaatttttggatAAAAGTTCTTGGTGATGGAGGACAAAAATGTTTTAGCCAAAGGAGTTGATCAATTATTTGCAGTCATAGGAAGTACATATTATGGTGTTTTCAAAAATAGATGAACTATGATTATGTCTAGAAAAGTTGAGACCAGGGCTTTGTCTTATGCGGATGAATGATCCTCAGGTATAATGGGCTGTCTGCCTATGGTCAATCAAAGCTTGCCAATGTGCTGCATGCTAGTGAACTTGCTAGACGTCTGAAGGTACACAACTGATCTAGTAAACAGTTTAATGTGTTTGATGATTTCTCTTTTCTAATACATTTGGTAAAAATATTCCACTAGATCATTGTAAAGGCATGTcatataaagatatcaaatctgaGACTGACACTAGACCTAGTAATTTTTGGATGGATTTACCATGATGAGTAAAATCTCCTCGACGAAGTGGCATACCAAATGGTAGGAGGCTTTTGGCTTTGCGCTTTCTGCTAAACAAGTACTTAAAGCACACCTTTAAATTTCAGCATTTGCTAAAGATGCTCTCACGAAAACATCATCCATTGCAGTCCCTGTGATATTGCATTGTAACACTTTTGAGTTACAATTTTTatcttaaaaatatattaaagcCCATAGTCCCTGAATAGATATTGGCATAAGTATCCTCGCTTCTTTTCTGATTAGGCGTGCTAACCTAACCAGTAGACTTTGAAGTAGTTAGATTGAATTCTCTCTTTAACTAGCATTGTTAGGCTTAAAGAACCTTTTGGTACTCTGCTTGTCAAGGGTAACAGGTATAAGTAGAAGATAAGCTTTTTATCCATTTTAAGAATAATAATGTGGCCATTTCCTTTAAGAACAATAATGTGGTCATTTCCATGAAAAGGAAGGGGGCGTGGAGATTACAGCGAATTCTCTTCACCCAGGAGCCATTGCCACTGACCTTTTCCGTCAGCACAGCATGATCAGTGGTAATCTCTTTGACTTTTGAGTCATGTATTCTGTCTATCTCTGTTGCTTCATGACTTCATAGGCGAGGATTTAAGTTAAATTTGGTGGTGTTGATATTAGCTAGGTAAGCATCTAATAAGCCAAATCCGTTTTTGGAGCCCTTGTAAACTGTCCATAGTGGATCTGCTCGTTTCTTACATGTGTTGCTTATGTCTTGTTCTTTACTAAAGTTTGTGAACCTGTTACTTACATTTTCTGGAACAATATGATCAGGTCACTGCCTTTGGTCTAAATTATAAGCTTTATATGGCTGCGAGCTTATTTATCTTTCATCTATTTCTCTTTGAGGGCATTTTGAAATTACCTAAAGATTCTCTCTCAGATCTTTCTGCCATGTTGTATTTCGGGTTCTGTACTCTGAGTAACCAATAGTAGAAATGAATTAAATATACTGCAGGTTGGTATGTTCATTAATCTTTGAAAACTTGGACTAATGGATATGTTCTTTGGTCTTGTGACTAGTACCCTTTCTACATGGTTCTTATTCACGTTTTACTCTTTTTTAAACAATGGTTGTGAATTTTTAAGCCATTTTCCCTTTTCGATGTGATGCAGGCATTGTTAATATCCTTGGTAAGCATGTGATGAAAAATGTTCAGCAGGTAATTATGGGAGTAGTGGAAGTTCTACTAAATTCTTTTATATTAAACTACAAGAAGAAGAGAAATGGACTGCAGAGAAATGAGACGTCTAAATTACCTTGTTTGTTAGAACTTGAATTTTAACTTCCAAATCACGATTCATTGAGTATGATACAAAGAGTCTGCTATTATTTTTCCTGGAACAACCCTTTCTTCTGACTATTATCAAGTAGTACTTAAAAGAAGAAAATGAGGTTTGTCATCATTTGTGTTCAAAGTGGTTTCTTTTCTCCATTTCTACTGTTATAGCTTCAAATCCACAATCTTATAGAAGTAGCTTTGACATGTATGAATAGCTTTCACAAATGAAGTTTCAGGAGCCAAAAGAGAGATCTGgagacaaaaaatattttctttagttTTGGTTGTTCCATTCATGCACCTTTTAACTGTTTCATAGGCAAATAATGTTGTCACCATAAGATTCTTGATATAATTCTATATTTGCTGATGTTGCCCTGTGAAAATTGGTCTCAGGGGGCTGCAACAACATGCTATGTGGCTTTGCACCCGGATGTTAAAGGTGTAAGTGGCAAATATTATTCGGACTGCAACATAGCTGAGACAAGCCCACAAGCTAAAGATACTGAATTGGCAAAAAAGTTGTGGGATTTTACCATGAGTTTAGTTGACTAACATAAAGCATACTCTTTTAAACCTTGCTACTGAGTGAAGAGGGGACTCATAGGCTACCACGCCAAACAAATATCCGATTTTTTTTCAAGAGGAGCTCTAGGTCAAGCTTCTTATCAGCATTATAAGCTTCATTGCAGTTACAGTTCCACCGGGTAACTGCCTCATTTTATGGTATAACCATGTCATTTGACTTCGCTATCTTGTTTTGGGATTTAATTTAGTCCCAACCAACTGATACGGTTCCCAACACTCATAAACAATTGGAGCACGCATTAAAAGTCTTTTAAATCAAAACATACTTGAAGTTTGGCTCAGTGAGACACCAGCTGCAGTCGAAGAAGCAAAATATAGAAAAGAAATGTGCTGTCATCTCAGATTGTTTAATCAACAGTATCTGCAATATTTTCAGTTCATTGTTCACTGTACAACAACCTCAACCTCCATCCCCAAAAGGGTGAAAGCGGAGGAGATAAAGGGCCCTAAACCTATTTAATTTGCAAGCTTGCTTCTTTTGTACTCTCTTCTATGGGACAGCATAAATATACATGTTTGGTACCACAAATGTCTTGTTGAAGGATCAGCTATACATTGAATCACTTGAAGCTAGCTTCCACGAACAAATGACTCCTTTCATGGCTCAGGGTTGGTTATAAAATTCGATCTTAGGCACTCAACATTTTACAAACAGCTGTAGTGACCAGAGATGCTATGGTGAAGAAGGCCAAAAGATTCACTGGGAAGTAAGCTTCATCTTTGAAACAATAGACTCAAGGCCGGGCAGAGGTAATATTGATCAGCTGAACGACATCGACAATGGATGAAGTTCTGCTCAATAAGCTATTTTATTTCCCAAGTCCCCAACCCCCACCCTTCCACGGGATCCTTATTGCACAAATCAGCTTCCTTCAAAGTTACAAAGATAAACAGATTTACAAGAAAACCCAGTAAACAATGAAACTGGGAAGTTTCCCGTGAATGTTGtatcttttaattttttcaacCTCGAATGTTGTATCTGACAAATACAACATCATGCTTCACCTGTGCGACCTTCCAAAGGAGGGCATGGGTTTAGATCTAGTGAAGGAACCAGTTTCACATGATCCCTTAGGAGTTGCTGAGACACTCGATTGGCCAGCACCGACTGCCCATCGAAAAGCTCTCCTGTCGTAGGCCTCCCGAACTGCTTTCCAAGAGCATCATTTTGAGAGGATGCCAATTCCCGGAAAGCATGAGATCCTGATGGTGTCCCTCGTAAAACATCAGGATCCCAGTACGAAGGCCCATTCATATAAGGACTCTGTGGAAGTGGTGCTGCCTCCTGTAAGTAAACTGACTGATTAAGGTGATGAAATGGGATAGCACCAGTCCCTCCAGAGAGAGGTGTTGATGAGCCAGACATGGTGATAGGACTTGATATGGGTGAAGGAGACATCCTCCCATTTAGGTGTTGAGGTGACCTTGGATGTAAAAGAGGGCTACCAATCGGCGAGACAGGGCATGATATGTTCCTTGTAATGTTGATATCACTGGAGATCAAAGAGGAATATCAGTAATCACAAAGATA
This region of Nicotiana tomentosiformis chromosome 4, ASM39032v3, whole genome shotgun sequence genomic DNA includes:
- the LOC104101962 gene encoding short-chain dehydrogenase TIC 32, chloroplastic-like, translated to MWFLSKKGASGFSANSTAEEVTQGIDGSALTAIVTGASSGIGAETARVLALRGVHVIMGVRNISAGKQVKEAIIRDVPQAKIDAMELDLSSLASVRNFASTYNSFGLPLNLLINNAGIMATPFTLSKDKIELQFSTNHVGHFLLTNLLLETMKRTASHSRKEGRIVNVSSRRHKFSYHEGIRFDKINDQLGYNGLSAYGQSKLANVLHASELARRLKEGGVEITANSLHPGAIATDLFRQHSMISGIVNILGKHVMKNVQQGAATTCYVALHPDVKGVSGKYYSDCNIAETSPQAKDTELAKKLWDFTMSLVD